taacccacccagacccatttccctaccgtATACttatccacctaacactatgggcaatcgaatatagccaattcacctgacctgcccatctttggattgtgggagggaaccagagcactcggaggaaacacaagcagacacttggggaaatgtgcaaactccacacagacagtttcctgaGGCGATAATTCAACCCAGatccctgccgctgtgaggctgcagtgctaaccactgagtcaccatactGCCCCAAGGCACGAAGTTGACAGTATATCAAAGAATGCTGACTTTGATTAGGGAAGTGTCACTGCAAAAGGCAAAACAGTAAGAATTTGAAATACAATGGGTGGTAAAAGTGAGCACATACTTTATTGGCGTCGTATTCAAGGATTATTGACAATAAAATAGTTTTTAGAGAGAATGGAAAGTTTGAGGGTGGCTTTTTGAAGAGGCTGATAGTACCCGTTATTTTGGAAAAGGTGTCAGAAGACTCGTCTAAGGAAAGCCACCTCTTGGTATGGAAAAAAAAAGATGATTAGGTCACAGGGATAGCCAATGTTTTAAGGGGTTAGGTGATAAGGAAGTTGAAAGTGCAGCAGATGTACATTAGGATAGAGATGGACTGACGAGTACATGCTAAAATGACTGGTTTTAGGTGGAAACCTTTCAGAAACAGTTTATAGATTTCTTGAACCAAGATAACATAAATATACAGTCACTTGTAATGAAGAAACAAAACATTTCTTACCCTAATGTGCACCTACCCAGCACTATTCGTGAATCTATTCCATCTAGATTTAATATCCACGTGTTTGTCGTTTTTGATCTGTTCTCCATGTACTTCTTTAGGCTCTTCCCATTGATCTCCAATGTGTATTCATAAGCAAAACCACTAATTGCGTCAATATTGATTGTTGCTTTAATGTTAGTAGCTCCAACTGCAAAAGTTTCCTTCCCAACAAGTTTGAACATCCAGTCCCTCCGTATAACTTCCTGACAATAAAATATTGTTTGTCACACAAAGAGAATAAACATTCAAAGACTGAGGATACTCAAAACTTTATGACCAAACCAAGTTACAATAAAAAAAGTATGTGAAATCGAAAACGAACAAGAGCACTTTACAAAATGTAACAGGCCATTGAAGTTTTTATAGAAATAAATCAATCAACATACGCTAGATAAGAAAACTTGTTAAACCATCATTTGGAAAAAAGCAGCAAATGGAGATTGATTTAGTGCTTGATGAAGTTATCAGATCCTTGTGGAGTGCATTTAAACCAATTAAAGTGTGCACTCGATacccctattaataaagcctaGGATACAGTATGGTTTTTTTAACAGCTCTCTTAACCTGTCCTGCCAATTTCAATAATTTGTACACATACacatccaggtccctctgcttCTGCAAACTCCTTTAGTGTTGGACCATTTCTTTTATATTGTCTTTAATTGTGGTACAATCACAATTAAGTAGACATAATAATTAGCAGGCAATTTGCATTTGGGGTCTCAAAAACAACAAATAAATTAAAGCAATAGATCATCTATTTCTGTTTGAGCAAAGAATACTGGCTGAGACAATTAGAAATCTCCCTGGTCTTTGAACAAACCTATGGAATCATTTATGGCTTATGGGTGGAATGTCAAACAATACAACATTCCTGGAATACTGCACTGGATGTTAAACTTCATTTCACAGTTCAAATCCATCATGGCACATGCATGAAATATTGTATTGAAGGAAAGAGCCAACTACCAACTGAACTAAGATCAAAATACTAACATAATCATGACGACTTGGAAGTGTAGAATTTCCAACAACCTTTTTTTTGACAAATTATAGCAAAGTTTTTGTTCACTAGTTCCATTTGGTCTCAGAGCCATTCCTGCCTGACCCTATGAAATGACAACACGTTTGCTTTGAAGTTATAGTAATCGCGAGCTTATTTCGCAGTCTATTAGGGAGATACCAATAGAAGAAAAAAAAGCATGTAGCAAATGCACAGAAATTCACCATAAGGAAACCAACTGCATCTGCGCCAACAGGAGCAAGAAGCCTTGAAATGGAGATAGTGATGACTCTTCATTGAAGTTTGGGTGTTTGCAAGAATATTGCTGGGACTAAAAGGGTAGTGTCAGCTTGAATCATTTTCTGATGGTAATTTTGGCTACTGTAATATAGTCCATGTTTTCTCTTGTTCAATAGAAGATTTATTCTGTGTGTTAAATGTACATAGGCAGACTGCTGTGAACGTGTTCAGCATAGAGCTCCATGGTTTGAAAACAAAAATTGGTCTATCAAACTAGGTTGAATTTCCAGGATCCGAATGAACCAATGCTGACATCAGCTGAGAACATAATAGTGATTATTGCTGAATTATTATAATCCTGCTGTCGTAAATGTAAATACCCAATAGATCAACACAAATACAGAAGACAATGTTAGTATATTCACTGCATCATCTATGAAAGAAATTATTATGGAATGAGAAAGGAGCTCCTGAAATTCAAAAGGTAGCACTCAAAAGATCAAAAAGTAGCCAGTTACATTTTCCCAATCACTTAAGAAAAACAGATTTTTGACCCCTGCTCTGAGATACACAGAGGTGACAGGAACAATATTGTTCACTTTCATTACCCCTATGCAAATTGACATTCAATTACTTGAGTACAGCTAGTAATACGTTCTAATTTTTTTCCTTGCTCATTCTGGGCATCAGCACACGAACTTTCAGAGCAGCACTCAAGTAATTGAACTGACATTGAATGGACTTGTTATAAATGATCCTGTATCTTATAATCCCATAGAATTCAAGCCAACCCTACTGCTTCAACAGTAACCAACTCTCAAAATCCCAGGAAATACAACACTGACCCGCTCATGTTATTATCTATCATACACAACTTATAACATAGCATACATAGTGATGAATTGCAGGTCTAATATTTCTATTTTATTTCCTTTATGCCAGTTTGCCAACAATCTTTCTTAACTCCAAGAAATGTTTTGTCTGCTGCATAACTCTGCCCTGACAAAAGCAGAGTTTGGAGTGTAGTGGAGGAGTTGGTAAGCAGCCTCTATCTATAGTGAATTAGGTATCTGAAGGAATGTAACGGGGTCATCCATTGTAGCCACTCAAAGTCGTAAATCTATTGATTGGAAACACCAGCTATTCAGGAAATTTGAGTAGCTGCAAATgatacagtacagtacagtactCAGTACATGAAAGATACAGCGACTcaagaagatttttaaaaatttaaactgTTTTTATCTTTGTTGTGTTTCAGGGTAGTATTTACATAAATAGTgttttccaattcatgtacttgTAAATGTCATTTTATTATCAGAAAATTCTGATGTCCAGAAAGCACTTGGTCTCAGGTATTCCCAGGTTGGAGAGGTTACGCCGAATTAATGTGCAGCTGACATGAGAATTCATGGTTTAATGCTCAAAATGGAAATGTGTTCCTTTCTTTGTATGGGTTAACATTAGCTACCAGCTACATAACTGAAAAACATTAACTGAATTAAGATGTAGAACAGTAAGATTTTAGAATAATACCAAATCTCATTTGCACAATTTACAAACTTTGATGATCACTAAACTTTGAACTTCAATAACTTAAAGTCCTAATCCATTCTGCTCTGTAATTTTCtctttttatatattttatatacaaTGATTGATTGTAAAACCTACTTCAAATCAGCCCTTTGCCATAACTTTTTAAAGTGATTAAAAAATGAATTTTgtaacttttaaaataaaaaaaagtttaaatattttaatgttttaaaTTAATAATTTATTAATTCAAATACTTTTCATGAATTTATACATGTATACAGAAAATTAATATCTTACCCTACTGGGCACCATTTCTTGAGCACCATTGAAAAACAGCCAAAACGATCAATTTTCTTACGTGGACTCAGTGTTGGCAAGTTACTTGACAATGAAAAGCATTCCACCAAATGTTGATCTTATTTCTCAACATGGGTTATTGCACATTTTCATTTATTTGAATCAACATCAATATCAGTTACGTCCTCTCAATTGATATCCTAAACACGGTTTTATCCTATAACTTTCTGATCTGAATGGATGAGCATGACATAAGCTTTACTTAATCATTAGGAGAGTTTTACACGTAAATTCTTGGCAAATTAAATATAAATGACCGAACCAATGTGAAACCAAATTGTTGAATATCTTACCTTTCCATCGACATACACCACTCTCTTTCCTGAGGTGGTGCCATGCTCAAATTCTATTTTATGCACACCATCACTTAGAGCAACTTCCCAAAATGCCACCAGATCAGCCATTTTCTCAGGGCGTAAATTGAGGGCTAAGAAAACACAAAATGTAAATGTTTGGTAAGAGCACACAACTAATTAGTTATCAATACCATGAAGTTTGTCAAGGCAACTTAGAATTTTAAGTCTACATACATAACTAACACATCTAAAAATGACTGGATCATGAAATATTGTGATTCATTAGTGCAGGTATTCAAAATATTGCAATGACAATAAACAGCAGCAAACACTTCAACACAAGGAATTTATAAATATTCAAGTAAAGAAACAGAAATGAACAAGTAAACTGAATATTGCCCATCATAACAGTTGGTAATGTCAAAAGAACAGCAACACATTACCTTAAAAAAAAGATGATTggagtggacaatgaagaaggttatctaagattacaaagagatcttgatcaactgggtcaatgggctggggagtggcTGATAgcgtttaatttggataaacgcGTGGTACTGCagtttgataaaacaaacaagggcagggctGGTACAGTTAATGGTTGGACCCTgagtagtattgtagaacagacaGACCTAGGgtttcagatacataattctttgaaatttgtgtcattgGTAGACTGTGTGGTGAAGGCGGCGCTTAGCACGCTTgctttcattgttcagacctttgagtataggatttgggatgtcgtgttgaggttgtacagaatgttggcGAGGCCTCTTgcagagtactgtgtgcagttctgcttgCCCTTGCAGAtcttctgttattggaaggatattattaaaataGAGAGGGTTCAGCCACAATTTACCCGGATGTTGCTGGAAATTATGGGTTGGAGTTATAAAAAAATAGGCTGGGTAgattgggacatttttcactggatcataggaggctgaggggagatcttaAAGATGCTTTATaagataatgaggggcatagataaggtgaagagCAAAGGTGTTTTCTGTAAGGTAGAGGAGTTCAAAGctagggggtatatttttaaggtgtgaggaaaaagatttaaaaaggacatgagggacaacatttttgtTTAAAACAGGGTGgttaatgaactgccagaggaagtggtggatgcaggtacagttccaatgtttaaaagacatttagataaatgcatgaataggaaacatttggagggatatgggccaaattagctattttcatgctgtatgattcaACGACTATGACCCTACACCTAGTGAGAAGTTCTTGGATGATAGAAAACTGCAATATAGATCAATATTCCTTTCCATAATAAATACAAGACAGGCATGCAAAATGAATAGGACATATTTTTGCAGTAAAACCTCTTGACAATGTTCAACCATCTAGCATTATTCTCATGATTTAACAAAATAAACTTCTAAATTTAAATTTTccattttaattttgtttaatAACTAAGCAAAATTACAGTACTAAATGATACATTTGCAGTAGTCATTGTAGACTTTACATGATTGCTATCTGTTCAAATCATTTCATGAAATCCTGTTCTACTTTAATATATCAGAAATATTTATAACACCATTGCAAATAgtataaaatgacaacatttttaTTAATTATTAATTGTTTTTGTTAGCTGATAATAGTCAGTAACTACCTGTAATAAATTCTCACATAGAAATCAGCAGGAGTTATATTACTAGAACTGAAATGGAATGGTAATAGTCCATCCATTCCAGTACTAAAGAAAACACATGCAacatacattcctgatgaagggcttttgcctgaaacatcgattttcctgctcttcggatgctgcctgacctgctgtgcttttccagcaccactctgatctagactctggtttccagcatctgcagtccttgtttttaccaacatACCTCAATGACTACAACTCGATGGCTCTGTCCTCCATCATCATGGAGTGCTTCGAAAGGCTAGTCAAGGCTCACATCAACTCTAGTCTCCCAGCTTGCCTTGATTCCCCTGCAATTTGCCTAATGGTGAAACAGGTGCACAGCAGACACCATTTCCCTAGCCCTactttcatccctggaacattTGAATAACAAGGACACTTTCATCAGGTTCCTACTCATCAACTAGAGCTCTGCCTTCAACATCATAGTCTGCTCCAGAGTGTTCTCAAAACTCAGACCTAGGTCTTGGCTttgccctctgcaactggatcttcaACTTCCTGACTCACAGGCTGCAAATCAGTGAAGCTATacaacagcacctcctcctcGATAACCTTCAACACTGGCGCCCCACAAGGATGCgttctcagccccctaatgtactccctgcacacccaAGACTGTTTAGCAAAATTGCATAACAATGCCATGTATAAGTTTGTTGATAACAATGCCGTAATAGGCCAGATATCAAACAAGTCAGAATAAAGGATGAGAGTTTGcttagtgtcttgatgcaacaataacaatctctctctctcaatgtcagcaaaacaaaagaatCGATAGTTGACTTCAGGAACAAAGGAGGATATGCTACATCAACAGGCTGAGGCAGAGTGTGTCTAAAGCGTCAAGTTCCTAGGAATGACGATAACCAATCTGTCCTGGACATCCCATGTAGATGtgatcaagaaagcacaacaatgattcttcttcctcagacagcttCGGAAATTCGGCACGTCCATGAGGACCCTCACTAACTATTGCAGATGCACCgatgaaagcattctatctgggtgcataacAGCATGGCATGACAAATGCTTTGTCTAAGACAGGAAGAAAcaacagaaagttgtgtgcacagcccagatcaTCATGGAAGCCAACATCCTATCCATGGGCTCCATTTATACCTCACATTGCTGCAGAAAGGTgaacatcatcaaagatccctccTGCTCCAGTAATGCTcttttccaacctcttccatcaggcggAAGATACCAGAAGCTTGAAGACAcacaccaacagattcaagaatagcttcttccctgctgttaataGACTCTTAAATGGACCTCTCtagcttcaaataatgctgacctcATTAATGTTAAAGTTGTTTT
The genomic region above belongs to Chiloscyllium punctatum isolate Juve2018m chromosome 10, sChiPun1.3, whole genome shotgun sequence and contains:
- the faima gene encoding fas apoptotic inhibitory molecule a isoform X3 gives rise to the protein MPVGGLTSISNFVDGSHFHFRWSMGGFLYLALNLRPEKMADLVAFWEVALSDGVHKIEFEHGTTSGKRVVYVDGKEVIRRDWMFKLVGKETFAVGATNIKATINIDAISGFAYEYTLEINGKSLKKYMENRSKTTNTWILNLDGIDSRIVLGRCTLGEGHHGCLVQWEKSGDCGRICG
- the faima gene encoding fas apoptotic inhibitory molecule a isoform X1, whose product is MPVGGLTSISNFVDGSHFHFRWSMGGFLYLALNLRPEKMADLVAFWEVALSDGVHKIEFEHGTTSGKRVVYVDGKEVIRRDWMFKLVGKETFAVGATNIKATINIDAISGFAYEYTLEINGKSLKKYMENRSKTTNTWILNLDGIDSRIVLEKDTMDVWCNGKKVETAGEFVDDGTETHFTIGNHDCCIKAVSSGKRKEGIIHTLIMDDQEIPESAE
- the faima gene encoding fas apoptotic inhibitory molecule a isoform X2, which produces MADLVAFWEVALSDGVHKIEFEHGTTSGKRVVYVDGKEVIRRDWMFKLVGKETFAVGATNIKATINIDAISGFAYEYTLEINGKSLKKYMENRSKTTNTWILNLDGIDSRIVLEKDTMDVWCNGKKVETAGEFVDDGTETHFTIGNHDCCIKAVSSGKRKEGIIHTLIMDDQEIPESAE